The proteins below are encoded in one region of Delphinus delphis chromosome 4, mDelDel1.2, whole genome shotgun sequence:
- the LOC132424450 gene encoding proline-rich protein 23C-like gives MGSRPRSPIAYLADWWGPQPGGPGPGKRHRMEEPEAEAVPSMDNVPEPLAKGALTSMVVLPAGCGLHLPLDDVDLLLEPEPTSVLQVSLGDHILMLVPEALLGSGVEGPWGQGLGRGAFLSAPGEYMALEPGFLCAAVPEIACQEEANKEDADAEFLPPGMDAEAGYVTGLRSPAARVSGPSAQGFVPEPWPRAPNPSPERGSPHHDDNLYLHLPEPFPDPPLQPLPPSPCPGPHERPQRPLMVLCSRAENA, from the coding sequence ATGGGCAGCCGGCCCCGCAGCCCCATCGCCTACCTTGCGGACTGGTGGGGGCCGCAGCCCGGAGGACCTGGCCCTGGTAAGCGCCATCGAATGGAGGAACCCGAAGCTGAGGCGGTGCCCAGCATGGACAACGTGCCTGAGCCCCTGGCCAAGGGCGCGCTAACCTCCATGGTGGTCCTGCCCGCCGGCTGTGGCCTGCACCTGCCCCTGGACGACGTCGACCTGCTGCTGGAGCCCGAGCCCACGTCCGTGCTGCAAGTGTCTCTCGGAGATCACATCCTCATGCTGGTCCCCGAGGCCCTCCTGGGCTCGGGTGTGGAAGGCCCGTGGGGACAGGGCCTGGGACGGGGCGCTTTCCTGAGCGCTCCAGGGGAGTACATGGCCCTGGAGCCAGGATTCTTGTGCGCAGCTGTCCCAGAGATCGCCTGCCAAGAAGAGGCCAACAAGGAGGACGCGGACGCCGAGTTCCTGCCGCCTGGGATGGATGCTGAAGCCGGCTACGTCACAGGGCTCCGCAGCCCCGCGGCAAGGGTGTCAGGCCCCAGCGCGCAGGGCTTTGTCCCAGAGCCCTGGCCTCGGGCGCCCAACCCCAGTCCAGAGAGAGGCTCTCCTCACCATGACGACAACCTGTACTTGCACCTTCCGGAGCCCTTCCCCGACCCACCACTCCAACCTCTACCTCCCTCTCCTTGTCCGGGTCCTCACGAGCGCCCCCAACGCCCTCTCATGGTCCTCTGCTCAAGGGCGGAAAATGCCTGA